In a genomic window of Pelotomaculum thermopropionicum SI:
- the IleS gene encoding isoleucyl-tRNA synthetase: protein MEKMDYSKTLNLPRTNFPMRANLPEREPEILKFWDEIDIYKKVQEKNKGRPKFILHDGPPYANGHIHLGTALNKILKDIIVKFHSMDGYDAPYVPGWDTHGLPIEQQAIKAFGLNRHDIHPVEFRRKCKEFALKFVDIQREEFKRLGVRGQWDKPYLTLMPHYEARQIGVFGEMARKGYIYKGLKPVYWCAACETALAEAEVEYGDKQSASIYVRFPVKDGKGILPEENTYVVIWTTTPWTLPANVAISLHPDFKYVLIRSGGEKYLVAGDLLDNFLEAVGMSGAETVGEYKGFELERVECGHPFMDRISLLILGEHVTLDQGTGCVHTAPGHGMEDFIVGRQYGLPVISPVDGKGRFTGEGGIFAGQFYLDANRSIIEELDRRGHLMKCSTILHQYPHCWRCKKPVFFRATEQWFASIDGFRQAALDAIRKVRWIPEWGEERIYNMVAGRGDWCISRQRSWGVPIPIFYCKNCGEILISSETIGYLQKLFRKHGSDVWFAREAADLLPPGVTCRRCGGGEFVKETDIMDVWFDSGTSHMGVLDEPSIWPDLRWPADLYLEGSDQHRGWFNSSLSTSVAVTGQAPYRMVLTHGFVVDEQGRKMSKSLGNVIDPAKVIKQMGADILRLWVSSADYRGDLAVSQNILKQMTESYRKIRNTCRFLLGNLYDFDPAGDRVEYGQMHEVDRWALVRLQKLIQKVIAAYRNYEYHVVYHAVHGFCVVDMSALYLDIIKDRLYTAPARSTARRAAQTVLYEVLVALVRLIAPVLAFTSEEIWQYVPGDKGGAISVQLTDMPEVKEEFLDDELEERWERLLAVRGEVTRALEAARREKLIGNSLEAAVELYAGEELHNFLESMAAELATVFIVSEVVLGRLDGAPEAAWKSDSIPELAIFVRQAKGKKCERCWMYHEGVGIDSGHPAVCPRCAEVLKGLD, encoded by the coding sequence GTGGAAAAAATGGACTACAGCAAGACTTTAAATCTGCCCAGGACCAACTTCCCCATGCGGGCCAACCTGCCCGAACGTGAGCCGGAAATTTTAAAATTCTGGGATGAAATTGATATTTATAAAAAGGTTCAGGAGAAAAACAAAGGGCGGCCAAAGTTTATCCTGCACGACGGGCCGCCTTACGCCAACGGGCATATCCACCTGGGTACCGCTCTGAACAAGATTTTAAAAGATATCATAGTCAAATTCCATTCCATGGACGGGTATGATGCGCCCTATGTGCCCGGCTGGGATACCCATGGACTGCCTATTGAGCAGCAGGCCATAAAGGCGTTCGGTTTAAACCGTCACGATATCCACCCGGTGGAGTTCAGGCGCAAGTGCAAGGAGTTTGCCTTAAAATTTGTGGATATACAGCGGGAAGAGTTCAAGCGGCTTGGCGTGCGCGGCCAGTGGGATAAGCCCTACCTGACCCTGATGCCTCATTATGAGGCCCGCCAGATCGGCGTTTTCGGCGAAATGGCCAGAAAAGGGTATATTTACAAAGGTTTGAAGCCGGTTTACTGGTGCGCCGCTTGTGAAACCGCCCTGGCCGAGGCCGAGGTGGAATACGGCGACAAACAGTCGGCTTCTATATACGTCCGCTTTCCCGTAAAGGATGGTAAAGGGATTTTGCCGGAGGAAAATACTTATGTGGTGATCTGGACTACCACTCCCTGGACCCTGCCGGCCAATGTGGCCATTTCCCTCCACCCGGACTTTAAATACGTCCTGATCCGGTCGGGCGGGGAAAAATACCTGGTAGCCGGGGATTTGCTGGATAACTTCCTGGAAGCCGTAGGCATGAGCGGCGCCGAAACGGTAGGGGAATATAAAGGGTTTGAACTGGAAAGGGTGGAATGCGGGCATCCCTTTATGGACAGGATTTCGCTGTTGATTCTTGGCGAGCACGTCACCCTGGATCAGGGTACGGGTTGCGTCCATACCGCGCCGGGCCACGGCATGGAGGATTTTATTGTTGGCCGGCAATACGGTTTGCCGGTTATTTCGCCGGTGGATGGGAAGGGCCGGTTTACCGGGGAGGGCGGCATATTTGCCGGGCAGTTTTACCTGGATGCCAACCGGTCCATAATTGAGGAACTGGACCGCCGCGGCCACCTGATGAAGTGCTCTACCATCCTGCATCAGTACCCTCATTGCTGGAGGTGCAAAAAGCCGGTGTTTTTCCGGGCAACCGAGCAATGGTTTGCCTCCATCGACGGCTTCCGCCAGGCCGCACTGGATGCCATCCGCAAGGTGCGCTGGATTCCTGAATGGGGCGAGGAGCGCATCTACAACATGGTTGCCGGCCGGGGCGACTGGTGTATATCCCGCCAGCGCAGCTGGGGCGTGCCGATTCCGATTTTTTACTGCAAGAACTGCGGTGAAATATTGATCAGCAGCGAAACCATCGGTTACTTGCAAAAGCTGTTTAGAAAACACGGATCAGATGTATGGTTTGCCAGGGAAGCTGCTGATCTGCTGCCGCCCGGCGTTACCTGCCGGCGGTGCGGGGGCGGGGAGTTTGTTAAGGAAACCGACATCATGGACGTCTGGTTCGACTCCGGCACCAGCCATATGGGCGTGCTCGATGAGCCGTCAATCTGGCCTGACCTGCGCTGGCCGGCCGACCTCTATCTGGAGGGCAGCGATCAGCACCGGGGCTGGTTTAACTCGTCCCTTTCCACTTCTGTAGCCGTTACGGGCCAGGCCCCTTACCGGATGGTGCTAACCCACGGTTTCGTGGTAGATGAGCAGGGCCGCAAGATGTCAAAGTCGCTGGGAAACGTGATTGACCCGGCCAAGGTGATCAAGCAGATGGGCGCAGATATTCTGCGCCTGTGGGTCAGCTCGGCCGATTACAGGGGCGATTTGGCAGTTTCCCAGAACATTCTCAAGCAAATGACCGAGTCCTACCGGAAGATTAGAAACACCTGCCGTTTTTTGCTGGGCAACCTTTACGACTTCGATCCGGCCGGGGACAGGGTAGAATACGGGCAGATGCACGAGGTTGACCGCTGGGCACTGGTCAGGCTGCAAAAACTGATCCAGAAGGTAATTGCTGCCTACCGCAACTACGAATACCATGTGGTTTATCACGCCGTCCACGGCTTTTGCGTGGTTGACATGAGTGCCCTGTACCTGGATATTATTAAAGACCGGCTCTACACGGCGCCGGCCAGGTCAACCGCCCGCAGGGCCGCTCAGACCGTTCTTTACGAAGTGCTTGTTGCCCTGGTTCGCCTGATAGCTCCCGTGCTGGCCTTTACTTCTGAAGAAATATGGCAGTATGTGCCCGGGGACAAAGGGGGAGCAATCAGTGTTCAGCTTACCGACATGCCTGAAGTTAAAGAAGAGTTTCTGGATGATGAACTGGAAGAGCGGTGGGAGCGGCTTTTGGCGGTAAGGGGGGAGGTAACCCGGGCCCTCGAAGCGGCCCGGCGGGAAAAGCTGATTGGCAACTCCCTGGAAGCAGCCGTCGAGCTTTACGCCGGTGAAGAGCTGCATAACTTCCTGGAATCCATGGCCGCTGAACTGGCCACCGTTTTTATCGTTTCAGAAGTGGTCCTGGGCCGTTTGGACGGGGCGCCGGAAGCTGCCTGGAAGAGCGATTCTATACCGGAACTGGCAATCTTCGTGCGCCAGGCAAAAGGAAAGAAGTGCGAGCGCTGCTGGATGTATCACGAAGGTGTGGGTATCGATAGCGGACATCCCGCCGTATGCCCGCGCTGCGCGGAGGTATTAAAAGGACTTGACTAA
- the LspA gene encoding lipoprotein signal peptidase, giving the protein MFLFIIIAVVLLVDQATKAAVQMLMCQGESIPVVPPAFYLTYIMNPGAAFGLLPHKKMLFVTVTVIIIAGVLVGYFKIRPRKPVLDYGLGLVAGGALGNLADRLRYGLVVDFLDFRIWPVFNLADTAIVTGAFLLAWALLNDSDKSSKKERK; this is encoded by the coding sequence ATGTTTTTATTTATAATAATAGCAGTTGTTTTACTGGTGGATCAGGCGACAAAGGCCGCTGTGCAGATGCTGATGTGCCAGGGAGAATCAATTCCGGTGGTGCCGCCTGCATTTTACCTCACCTACATTATGAATCCAGGCGCTGCTTTTGGGCTTCTGCCCCATAAGAAGATGCTGTTTGTGACGGTGACGGTTATAATTATAGCCGGGGTGTTGGTTGGGTATTTTAAAATAAGGCCCAGGAAACCCGTCCTGGATTACGGGTTGGGCCTGGTGGCAGGCGGTGCGCTGGGCAACCTGGCAGACCGGCTCCGCTACGGGCTGGTGGTGGATTTTTTGGATTTCCGGATCTGGCCTGTATTTAACCTGGCCGACACGGCTATTGTGACCGGGGCCTTCCTGCTGGCCTGGGCGCTGTTGAATGATTCAGATAAAAGTTCAAAAAAGGAACGCAAATAG